The Vitis vinifera cultivar Pinot Noir 40024 chromosome 1, ASM3070453v1 DNA segment TCACTGAAAAATTGTAGGAACAACTGCACAATGAGCTAGTGAGGATGAGGAATGAGACACACAATCTTCAACTAAGTTTGCAGTGCTACATCGGCGATGACTTGAGCTCCATACAATTTAAGGACTTGGATGAACTTGGACAACAACTTGAACACTCAGTTAAGATGGTTCGAGCCCAAAAGGTATTACTAATTAGTTTCCTCTATCTCATTTTTCAGACATTCATCCATAATTAACCTTATCAATTAATGGTTTGAATCCATGTTGATAACTTTGAGATTCAACTTCTtcattgaatatgaaaataaaaccaGAGATAATTGGATCGTTCATCAATAACTGAATTCTGAAACAGAACAAATAAGAGAAGAACCAAAAACTTAACAAATATACCAGAGAAAATGTTTTCCCTCTGTTATATTTTGAACAAATGCTCCTACTAGAAATACCATATACAACATCAAGTAATGTGTTTCCAACATTCATCACAACAAGAGTAAACTGATTATTACCCTTTCTCTGCTTTTATATTTCTATCTGTTGGTTTTAGGTTTTGTTGCTGCTTGAGAtcttctattcaattaaaactcACTTTGAAGAAGAAGCTATTTGACCGTTAGGGCAAGGTACCATATACTTAAGGCAGCATTTCTTTAGTTTATGTTGcccttttggaatttttttcctCCTCTGATATGTTTCCAATTTCATAATTGTTAAATGGACAAGGCAGTGGTTTCCCTTGTTCTACTTTTATAATGCCCAAAGTTCTTGTGTTGTTAATCTTGGAATGATTTTTTGGGGTTAGGTTTTCTTTTAGAAGATTTAGTGCATTGATTCCATACAGTTTTTGATCAAAACTGTGGATCCTTTGTTGTTGTTTCACCTCTTTCATATGTCAATGCATATTTTTGTCAAGTGCTTAGGGTTGGAAACTAAACGATAGTTTAAATACAAATAGTTGCAAACTAGAAGGATTGAGCAATAACTTTTGCATGCAAGGTGTAGGTTCTGGTGCCTCATTCCATTCTATAGGTTATGAATTTTCCAAAAAACTGAGCAAAACCCAACAACTAAAACCAAGGACTTCCTCAGATATttattgcaaagaaaaaaaatacaattagtACCCAACAAGAAGAAAATCACATACAccatttaaaaagtttttcccttttttacaTCATACATGGAAATTTACCCATAATTTTCTATGTTTCATTTCAATTCAGCTCACCTCAGACCTCCAAGTTTTCCATCTGAATGCTGCTCTTGAGAGGCACATACTCCCCAAGATACCCACCAAGATGATCGAGCAAAGCGCTTTTATCGATACCCTGATGGTGGTAGCTCTTGCATACATAGTAGAACACGCTTTGAACCAGCAACCCAATCAAATTCACAATCACCAAAACCCCAACCAAAAACCCACCAACCACAATCCTGAAAAACACCCCATACATTTCCCCGCCGTGAACCACCACTGCCCCGAAGACCCCGCTTATGACTCCACAGATCACGAGGTACACGAACACCAGCGCTGCCGCCATCCTCGTCTTCCCCTTCAACAACTCATAGCTCTTCTTCATCGCCGCGAACCCGTACACCGGCTCCAGCACCGACACTACGCTTGCGAGGTGCCACAGGGCGGTGATGTAGACATGGACGACGACGAAGAGCAGGAAAATGACCACCAGCGCGAAGAAGAAGAGCAGGGGACTCTGCACATCGACGGCGATGATGAGGAGCACCACGGCGGCGGAGAACACCGCGTAGTAGGTGATCATGAGAAGGCTAACCCAGATGAAGGTGATGAAGAGGCGCTTGAAAACCCGCGGAATTGCGGCCATGGTGGAGGCGAATGAGACGGGCTTGGAGGTGTAAAGGGAGGCCACGGTGAAGACGACCGCGGCTGTGGAGAGGAGCGACAAGGCGAAGAGGAAGATGAGGTAGCAGAGCTGGAAAGTCAAGAGAAGGGTCCATTGATGGTGGGTGTGCCTTGGGTCTGAGGCTTGGATTTGGCTGTAGAGAGGGTGGGTGAAGAGTGAATGCGCAAGAATCGCAAAGGAGAGTGGAAaaattagggttagggttatcAGATAAAATGCTTTTGGGGATTGTTTGGGAATCGAGGTTGATTCCTTCAAAATATCAGGTATAGAAAGAAATTGCAGCTCCTCATTCGCAAGATCCATGGTCTGATTACGGTGAATCCGCAAATTCTGTTTGGAGGGAGAGAATTTCTAgagagaaaatgcaaaaaagatCAGatcctcttcttctctttcatcacttccatcataGAAAATGGCAGAATGAGTGAGCTGGGAAATGCACTTTTTCGCCTCTTTTTTGGGTGGGCTCTTTGGCCCATTGCACGACAGCCCTTTGGGCTTTCTTTGCCTCTGTTTGGCTACAAGGAAAATTATCTTGTtctaagaaaactattttcatgtCTAGCCATGGAAAAATGATTAGCTTTCCAATTAATGATTACCATTACCAAATATTTGTAATTGTTTGAAGTAATAAGGTTTATACTTAGAACCAAATCTTCTTCGTGTAAAACCTGCTAACTTTAATCATTGGTAATCTTATTTTTAGTGTCAACGGTTGATAATTAAATTCAAactttctcattatttttataataattaaattttgaaaaaattgggaTAATTAgagtaaaaattttgaaaaaatgatacccacaatttaaattttgaagaaaaattaaaatacattttacTTGAAAGAatgataattgaaaattataattaattaaattgttcTTATTATCTATAATCTTTTtcataaaaccctaaaattataatttttctttttattgatcCTCTCAAGAGTTTTCAAGGCATCAAAtgcaactttattttttttttaaaattcttatatgtttttacttaatttttttttaatatcaaaatcacttaatttttactattttatatgtttttttttgtttagtttaatCAATATGTTATTGGAATTATTggctacatttttttttttaatattttgatttgattttttagtTGGtgccttttaaatttttatttatttgaggataatattaaaaaattaagggtctatttggtaactgtttttaaaagtaattctgaaaaacaatttttaataatatgttttgaaaactcttgttaatgttttgaaaaacaaaaatctgtttggaaacttaaaatattttaaaactattttaaatattttttaaaacaaattttatatctaatattttatttttaattattctaagtatttgtaaaattattttttataacgaCTCTTAAAAagcaagtgaaaacaactaaaagatattatctgaAAACATATATGTTGGCGTGAGCTGTTAGAAACCAACTTAGGAATGATACAATTGTAGAAGTAAATATAGAATCATGCCATACAAGTATGGCATGATCTATGCCGAAATATTTGTATAGACAAAAATAGGACtatgattttcttatttattttgtattctttCCATGTAAATAATATACTGAAAAACCCAGAAAAGCtgatatggtatcagagcaaggaaTCTGATCCTTGGTTCCCTTCACCAAAAAAACTCtagttttgtttgtttgatccGTGCCCTTCAGCTATGATTGACACCGACATTATCACCAACTCTAGTGATCATCCATCACATACCGACTCCGACTCCATCATCACCACCCTTACCAGCCAAATGACTGAAGCCTTATCTAAAGTCCAAGTCTCGACTTCAACCATCGAAAACTCAACTGCTCCAATCGGTATCAAGTTGGATGGTTCCAACTACGCCCTTTGGTCCTAGGTTGTTGAGATGTACATTTCCGACAAAGATAAACTGGGTTATATCAACAACGATTGTCCACCACCGCCAAATGCAGATCCATCATTTTGAAAATAGCGTACTGATAATGCCATTGTCAAATGATGGTTGATAAACTCTATGGATCCTACACTCATTGGCAATTTCATCTGATTTCCCACAACAAAATTGGTTTGGGATGCCATTGCTACGACTTATTTCGATGGCAGCAATACTTCTCAAGTCTATGAACTTTGGCGATGTGTGACTCGTCTACGACAAGGCAGTGGATCCCTTGAGAAGTTCTACACCGAACTACAAGGACTATGACGGGAAATTGATTTCCGTCGTCTGAATCCGATGGAATGCACCACCAACATCTACTACTACAACAACCTACTCCAAGAAGATTGCGTTTACACCTTCTTTGATGGTCTTGATGATCATCTTGACAATATCTGCATCGATGTGCTTCAGATGCGCCCATTTCCCTCAATCGAGCAAAGCTTATGCTCATGTTCGCAAAGAGGCTCTCCGGCAAGCAGTCATGAGCACTAGCAATCCCGACAATACCTCAGGCGTGGTTATGACTACCAAAGGGCTGAAACTGAGTTCAACCAACACAAACTCTGTTGTAGTCTCTAGCCATGGGAAATCCACTATAGTCTTTAAGTCACGAACTGTTCCTAATGGAATGAAATGCTCCCATTATGGCAACCAGCGCCACACAAGTGagaatagtttaaaaaaaaatggttatccTGATTGGTGGTATGAGTTGCAGGCAAAGAAAAAAAGGACTCAGCTGGTGCAGATGAGAACAAGGGTAAAGTGGCTATAATGTCGGTCGAACCTCACCTTTCCTTGATTCCTCAGGTTGAGTCTTCTCAGGATGCAGGACCCATCTCTGATATAGGTAACTGTGGTTCTAATTTAGTTACCTCCTCCTATGATGTTGATCGTGGTGCATGGCTTCTTGACTCCGGAGCCATAGACCACATGACTTTTGCAACTACTGACTTTACTACAACATCTCCATTGCGACACACCAGTATTGCCAATGCTAATGGGGTTGTCTCTCCTGTCATAGGGGTCAGATTTGTGTATCTGTCTCATTATCGAATACGTTACTTGTTCCATCGCTCTCACATAAATTACTATCTGTTAGTCAAGTTACAATAGAACTAAATTGTGTTGTCTTAATGTATCCTACATTTTGTATTCTTCAAGATATTCTCACTAAGGAGATAATTGGGCGTGGTACCAAAAGGGGAGAGGGGTCTATATCACATGGAAGATGTTAGCACAGGTCATGTTCACCAAATACAAAGTGATGTGAGAGAATGACAAATTTGGTTTTGGGATCGACGTTTGGGGCATCCAAATTTTGGTTATCTGAAGCATCTACgacctgatttttttttctaatacgGGGTTGTTTGACCTTAAATGTAATACCTGCATTATAGCCAAAAGTCATCGGACTTCCTATCCACTAAGTATGAATAAAAACACTATTCCCTTTGCTTTAGTTCACTATGATGTGTGGGGCCCTTTCCCTATCTTGATTGGTTCTGGTGTTCGTTGGTTTGTCATCTTTGTTGACAACTGTACCCATATGACTTGGCTTTACTTGATGAAACATAAAGATGAAGTATTACATGTGTTTCAATCATTCCATGTGATGATCTAAACTTAGTTTTCTTCCAAGCTTCAAGTTCTTCGCTTTGATAATGGTGGTGAATATGTTAATTAGCGTTTCCGTACTTATTTCGAACACCATAAACTTGTTCATGAGACATCGTGTTCTCAGACCCCTTAGCAAAATGGTATAGCTGAGCGGAAGCACCGCCATATTCTTGAAACTACACGATACTGGTCTGATGCGGTGTCCACTGTCGTCCATCTACTCAATAGACTACCCTCCAAAGTCTTAAATTTTAAGACTCTACTCCAAGTTCTAGCATCACACGTCTCTTTACCTACAACCATAATGCTTCATCCTAGAGTATTTGGGTGTGTAGCTTATGTACATCTTCACAAAAATCAAAGAACCAAACTGGATTTGTGTGCTTGCCGTTGTCTCTTCCTAGGCTACGCTGTGCACCAGAAGGGCTATCGGTGCTATGATCCCTCTACCTGACGCACCTATGTAACTATGGATGTCGCATTCCTAAAGTCTGAATCTTTTTTCCCAACCCCCACTTCTTCTTTTCAGGGGGAGACACGAGATGAAGAGTAGAAATGGTtgcactttgactggccaaatAGTGAAACTATGGTGGATGAAGCACTAAGCCTAGTGTTGATTGATCCCACAAGACTAGATGGACCCACAGAACAGAATACAACTTTAGAAAATTATACGCCTTCAGCAACTGAACTAAGTTCCCCCCCTTCCTTAGTATATGCAGACCCATTTCTTGAGAATATCCCTGAGGTAAGCATTCTTGACATGTCTTCCAATATAAGTGACTTGAATACTTTTGTTGGATATACATTGCCTTTCAAGGAAAATCGTGGCAAGCCACCGATTAGATATTCTCTTGATATTGAAAAGCGAAAATCAAAGTATCCAATTCCCAACTATGTGTCTACCAGGAGATTATCCAAACATCTCAGAACATTTGTCCATGTACTTTCCTCAAGTCAAATTCCAACTGGAGTTCAAGAAGCCTTGTTTAACCCGAAATGGACTCAAGCAATAAAAGAGGAAATAGAGGCACTACTAAAGAACAACACATGGACCATAGTTTCGTTACCTGAAGGGAAGAAAGCAGTAGGATGCAAATGAGTATTTTCTATCAAACACAAGACA contains these protein-coding regions:
- the LOC100252459 gene encoding uncharacterized protein LOC100252459, which translates into the protein MDLANEELQFLSIPDILKESTSIPKQSPKAFYLITLTLIFPLSFAILAHSLFTHPLYSQIQASDPRHTHHQWTLLLTFQLCYLIFLFALSLLSTAAVVFTVASLYTSKPVSFASTMAAIPRVFKRLFITFIWVSLLMITYYAVFSAAVVLLIIAVDVQSPLLFFFALVVIFLLFVVVHVYITALWHLASVVSVLEPVYGFAAMKKSYELLKGKTRMAAALVFVYLVICGVISGVFGAVVVHGGEMYGVFFRIVVGGFLVGVLVIVNLIGLLVQSVFYYVCKSYHHQGIDKSALLDHLGGYLGEYVPLKSSIQMENLEV